Proteins encoded together in one uncultured Desulfosarcina sp. window:
- a CDS encoding adenosylcobinamide amidohydrolase, with translation MTNLRISLILILVQAACLAAMFPAPASGAGFPLSITDATQRQVLFSASPQRVVCLAPYITDMLSEFGQERILVGLTREDLLSHSALRKSNIGSYFTPDIDAIRDCRPDLVIASPSHEAVIRHFEKSTCSLLVMEAVTLEEGFAHMEMIGRLFGCEAAAHEVVQRNRDQLALVAARLAGIPEREKKRVARVMISDGLYSPGDDSFQHETITAAGGIAPSWGRTGFAVPVDLEAWQRFNPQFVYGCHLNQEEVKAFLKRDGWKDVDAVRNRSVSMFPCELTCRVSVRVGAFVQWLAAVLYPDVFADPATAVLGNDVLERKPLELDMDYVARAGVVTHRVADAAYKSVMVRFKRPMDVISTLEGPRPAVQGVGNTYVPMHASLGHMARGISDVQKAIAGNLGFETQAYTGLMTGANMDNLSIQQRTYKDLKVTVLVTAGVRGNALRVAEEFKKHDKPGTINIIVLANRRLSPGAMTWALVVVTEAKSAALLDLDVRSTYTPWEHAATGTGTDTIIVVQGEGPDAPYAGGHTRIGQMIAGAVHAGVTEAVSRQNGLKADRDLLQRLNERQLRLDRMANLYGLKTDPRVLASRIEAVLADPYYAAFIETALAVSDAHRTGLIKDLTFFDATCASVTARLSGRSDIAPMDISSVPLPEAMAKALGALVAGIVDSETGEERP, from the coding sequence ATGACTAATTTGCGTATTAGTCTGATTCTCATTCTTGTCCAGGCCGCTTGCCTGGCGGCCATGTTTCCCGCCCCCGCTTCGGGGGCGGGCTTTCCCTTGTCGATAACCGATGCCACGCAGCGACAGGTACTTTTTTCGGCTTCCCCGCAGCGTGTGGTGTGCCTGGCTCCGTATATCACGGATATGCTGTCAGAATTTGGACAGGAGCGGATTCTGGTGGGGTTGACCCGTGAAGATTTGCTGAGCCACAGCGCGCTTCGCAAATCGAACATCGGTTCTTACTTCACCCCGGACATTGACGCCATCCGCGACTGCCGTCCGGATCTGGTGATTGCCTCGCCCTCCCATGAAGCGGTGATCCGACATTTTGAGAAAAGCACCTGCTCGCTGCTGGTCATGGAAGCCGTTACGCTGGAAGAGGGTTTTGCCCATATGGAGATGATCGGAAGGCTGTTCGGCTGTGAGGCCGCGGCGCACGAAGTGGTGCAGCGTAACCGGGATCAACTCGCCCTGGTGGCTGCGCGATTGGCCGGGATCCCCGAACGGGAGAAAAAGCGCGTGGCGCGGGTCATGATCAGCGACGGCCTGTATAGCCCCGGAGACGATTCGTTTCAGCATGAAACCATCACGGCTGCCGGCGGGATTGCACCCAGCTGGGGCAGGACCGGCTTTGCCGTACCGGTGGACCTGGAAGCCTGGCAACGGTTCAATCCCCAATTCGTTTACGGATGCCACCTGAATCAAGAAGAGGTGAAGGCGTTTTTAAAGCGGGATGGATGGAAGGATGTGGATGCGGTCCGGAACCGGTCGGTGTCCATGTTCCCCTGCGAACTCACCTGCCGGGTTTCCGTCCGGGTGGGGGCCTTTGTCCAGTGGCTGGCCGCTGTCCTCTACCCGGATGTCTTTGCCGATCCCGCCACGGCCGTACTCGGAAACGACGTGCTGGAACGAAAGCCTTTGGAATTGGATATGGATTACGTGGCCCGGGCCGGGGTGGTGACCCACCGTGTTGCCGACGCGGCGTACAAATCCGTCATGGTGCGCTTCAAACGGCCCATGGACGTGATATCGACCCTCGAGGGACCCCGACCCGCCGTCCAGGGAGTGGGCAACACCTACGTACCCATGCATGCCAGCCTGGGACACATGGCCCGGGGGATCAGTGACGTCCAGAAGGCCATTGCCGGCAACCTGGGCTTTGAAACCCAAGCCTACACCGGCCTGATGACCGGTGCGAACATGGACAACCTCTCCATCCAACAACGGACTTACAAGGATCTGAAGGTCACCGTCCTGGTGACCGCCGGCGTGCGCGGGAACGCCCTGCGCGTGGCCGAAGAGTTCAAGAAGCATGACAAACCGGGGACCATCAATATCATTGTCCTGGCCAACCGCCGCCTGTCGCCCGGTGCCATGACCTGGGCCCTGGTGGTGGTCACCGAAGCCAAATCCGCCGCGCTGCTGGACCTGGATGTTCGCAGCACCTACACGCCATGGGAGCACGCTGCCACGGGAACGGGCACCGATACCATCATCGTGGTCCAGGGAGAAGGACCGGATGCGCCCTATGCCGGCGGGCACACCCGCATCGGCCAGATGATCGCCGGCGCGGTTCACGCCGGCGTCACCGAAGCCGTTTCAAGGCAAAATGGCCTCAAGGCGGACCGGGATCTGCTCCAGCGGCTCAATGAGCGCCAACTGCGTCTGGATCGGATGGCAAACCTATATGGCCTGAAAACCGACCCAAGAGTCCTGGCGTCGCGGATCGAAGCGGTGCTGGCCGATCCATACTATGCGGCCTTTATCGAAACCGCGCTGGCCGTAAGCGACGCGCACCGAACAGGACTTATCAAGGATTTGACCTTTTTCGATGCTACCTGCGCATCCGTCACCGCGCGTTTGAGCGGCAGATCCGACATCGCTCCCATGGACATATCCTCCGTACCCTTACCCGAGGCGATGGCCAAGGCTTTGGGCGCATTGGTGGCCGGCATTGTAGACAGCGAAACCGGCGAAGAAAGACCATGA
- a CDS encoding DUF2149 domain-containing protein, producing the protein MQYLQQRRIRKSGRAFGDQAFRDDDPMTGVANLFDIGLVFIVGLLMTLFSAYHLQDLFDNTSEMTIMKKRATGEMDIIVKKGTQIKATRVTSEAAKGRGNRLGVAYRLEDGSMVYVPDDAESVEP; encoded by the coding sequence ATGCAATATTTGCAGCAGAGAAGAATTAGGAAATCCGGTCGGGCTTTCGGCGATCAGGCCTTCAGGGACGACGATCCCATGACCGGCGTGGCCAACCTGTTCGACATCGGACTGGTGTTTATTGTCGGCCTGCTCATGACCCTTTTCAGCGCCTATCATCTTCAGGATCTCTTCGATAACACGTCCGAGATGACCATCATGAAAAAACGCGCCACCGGAGAGATGGATATCATCGTCAAGAAGGGCACCCAGATCAAGGCCACCCGGGTGACAAGTGAAGCCGCCAAGGGCCGCGGCAACCGACTGGGAGTGGCCTATCGCCTAGAAGACGGATCCATGGTTTACGTCCCGGACGATGCCGAAAGTGTAGAACCATAG
- a CDS encoding TonB-dependent receptor, producing MKLGKFVSWVVAGSMLLALPVFAEDVDSTEEEVSKIDTMVVTAGRLEESIEDVTSNITVISEGDIKQSSAHDLGDLLQEQGFMIREYPNSVVVVDIRGFKTDIYDSDLEGYVLILIDGARSGTGQLNKINIDNVERVEIIRGPGSVQYGASAMGGVINVITKKGRGKPSVYVEQTMGSWDFEKTAVGGSGKIKSFDFSFSASTESQGDYSTAEGETYYNTGFDAKDRISANAGWTFMPGNRFGVTYTGYKAENVGNPGYFSSVDKTDKVHTSTNRKVDFNYQGRTGDGFWTWSLRYFNGENKRNSDTANEAPKDEQQGGQAQLTADWKPVRITAGMDWTYYEKANTYDNPAAFLLTKTKLSDDRLVISAAVRCDQYTMEDDEGKSTDDENWTPSVGAAFKITPEFKVRANYAEGFKVPTPEQLFRYNDYGFAILEGNPDLTPEKSKTYEFGLDFNKASINSSVTYFSTKFEDKIDYVNPTAGYWTYENLPGATISGIEGNLGFDIGSFFDWSVELAPYVSFTYLTEYKNDETDEDLYYNPEWKMSYGLRFAMRDLGFVSKLNFAYFSDQLIDDYQGTGQTELSGYTVADLTITKTLFSFEKYGDVSLKTDIRNIFNEDYQVVQGYPSPGRSFFVGLTYEY from the coding sequence ATGAAGCTAGGAAAATTTGTTAGTTGGGTGGTTGCGGGTTCGATGCTGTTGGCGTTGCCTGTATTTGCCGAGGATGTAGACAGCACTGAAGAAGAGGTTTCCAAAATCGATACGATGGTGGTGACGGCCGGAAGACTTGAAGAAAGCATAGAGGATGTGACCTCAAACATTACCGTAATATCGGAGGGTGATATCAAACAATCGTCGGCGCACGATTTGGGTGACCTGCTCCAGGAGCAAGGGTTCATGATTCGGGAATATCCAAACTCGGTTGTCGTCGTGGATATCCGCGGGTTCAAGACCGATATTTATGATTCCGATCTGGAAGGGTACGTGTTGATCCTTATTGACGGGGCTCGCTCCGGCACCGGGCAATTGAACAAGATCAATATCGACAACGTCGAACGCGTGGAAATCATCCGTGGCCCGGGGTCCGTTCAATACGGTGCCTCGGCCATGGGCGGAGTGATCAACGTGATCACTAAAAAAGGTCGTGGCAAGCCTTCCGTCTATGTGGAACAAACCATGGGTAGTTGGGACTTCGAAAAAACTGCTGTCGGCGGATCAGGGAAAATAAAATCATTCGATTTCTCTTTCAGTGCCTCCACGGAATCCCAGGGAGACTATTCCACAGCCGAGGGCGAGACTTACTACAATACAGGTTTTGACGCCAAGGATAGAATCAGCGCCAACGCCGGCTGGACCTTCATGCCAGGCAACCGGTTCGGCGTGACTTATACCGGTTACAAAGCCGAAAATGTTGGGAACCCGGGCTATTTCAGCAGTGTCGATAAAACGGACAAAGTGCACACATCCACAAACAGAAAAGTGGATTTCAATTACCAGGGACGAACAGGTGATGGATTTTGGACCTGGTCTTTGCGTTATTTTAATGGTGAGAACAAGCGCAATTCCGATACAGCCAACGAGGCACCCAAGGATGAGCAGCAGGGAGGTCAGGCCCAATTGACGGCGGATTGGAAGCCCGTTCGGATAACCGCGGGAATGGATTGGACCTACTATGAAAAGGCCAATACTTATGATAATCCGGCCGCCTTCTTACTGACCAAGACCAAATTGTCCGATGATCGCTTGGTGATCTCCGCTGCCGTTCGATGTGATCAGTATACGATGGAAGATGACGAAGGCAAAAGCACCGACGACGAGAATTGGACACCCAGCGTGGGCGCTGCTTTTAAAATAACGCCAGAGTTCAAGGTCCGCGCTAATTATGCCGAAGGGTTCAAGGTTCCCACCCCTGAACAGCTTTTCAGATACAATGATTACGGTTTCGCCATTCTTGAAGGCAATCCCGATCTCACACCTGAGAAAAGCAAAACTTACGAATTCGGTCTGGATTTCAACAAGGCTTCCATTAACAGTAGCGTGACCTACTTTTCCACGAAATTCGAAGATAAGATCGACTATGTGAACCCGACAGCAGGCTATTGGACCTATGAGAATCTTCCCGGTGCCACCATCTCAGGAATCGAGGGCAATTTAGGGTTCGATATCGGTTCTTTTTTCGATTGGTCTGTGGAATTGGCTCCTTACGTTTCTTTTACCTATCTTACTGAATACAAGAATGATGAGACTGACGAAGACCTTTATTACAACCCTGAATGGAAGATGTCTTATGGGCTGAGATTCGCCATGCGGGATCTGGGCTTTGTGTCCAAGTTGAACTTCGCCTATTTCAGCGACCAGTTGATTGATGATTATCAAGGTACCGGCCAAACCGAGTTGAGCGGTTACACGGTGGCGGACCTGACGATCACCAAGACATTATTCTCCTTTGAAAAATATGGGGATGTCTCCCTTAAAACCGATATCCGCAACATCTTTAATGAGGATTACCAGGTGGTCCAGGGGTATCCCTCGCCCGGCCGGTCGTTTTTCGTCGGATTGACTTACGAATATTGA
- a CDS encoding cobaltochelatase subunit CobN: MNPSTTKSIRVWGLTLFFLWLSSSMALAAKIAILEVDVYGYQLYQAIKQLDLPGDIETRMFSVQELEKNDPADKAFIGDCTVVFVDVMVEELAEYLIKNDLARGRYVYALNRGSDPKRLRENGFLFDREISKYGRGDIANVVNMVRLAVHRHIDDTVTYAPPKPRQRRGGRIYHPDAGKHFETTEDYKEWNASRDGYRSENPWVGVMFSVDALKPGIVEAADRLIRRLEAAEFNVLPCVGFERHTLAEVLKPSGGKAPVDLILTFGMKFATSITDEVRQALANLNVPVFNVNQIYMNTIEQWRQSEVGFGPFETVWAVATPEFSGAIEPTPLMGKIEISDPDTGRRLMVTGTIDETVAHLIPRLKNWIALQNKPNAEKKVAIIYYNHGGGKQNIGAAYLNVFRSLQIILNRMKNEGYDVQHMDKLTEEGIKDLVLSSGRHIGSWAPGELDDLLKSPDVERVTLEEYKTWFDTLPEAFKQKVIQDWGPPEDCKVMAADGKLFIPMVKLGNVVLMPEPTRSAGGAGREDEVKMYHDPYTYPTHQYIAGYLWIAKKFGADAMVHLGTHATYEWLPGKQAGLAPSDPPEIMTGAIPNIYPYIVDNVGEGMQAKRRGRAVIVDHLTPPVKEAELHHEYAKLHDLFHKYELAKYMGSETVPEYMKMIRDLIEETGIAKDLSLTEMNKEAMEEIHLYLHEIDANILPYGLHTYGKPYQPESAEETTQLIMKQNVDADPKQVRKDLDLSPVLEMENFLKALKGEYIAPGEGNDPLRNLPAIPTGKNFYGFSPNKVPSKAAWEVGKKAALQIIQKQLEKDGRYPEKVGVVLWAVETTRNEGVNESTILYLIGVEPVWNKNGRVTGSRVIPGPQLGRPRIDVLINPSCLYRDAFPNKLIYLDEAVQKALVQTDIENLLAKNSARIQQTLMETGMSKEEAGMQSRFRIFTQKTGSYGNGVSGRVHASAMWDDDTAVSDVFLKRNRFAVGQGQWSVPVQEAFTENLRDVEVTVHSRSSNVIGIIDNDDFFGDLGGFTLAVKNVRGEAPDAMVTMHRRKDEVMVEDVAKTIGRELRTRYLNPQWIQGMKQDNYAGAREMSEFVENLWGWQVTVSDAVDAAKWQQVHQVYVEDKYGQDIKAFFNQHNPWAYQSITARMLEAVRKDYWKPDEKITNKLAVEYAVNVIEKGVACCHHTCNNPMLNQMVLNIISLPGMLSPEMAEKFKLAIEKMAKQSLEEQTAERKQLVSRLAEMDRKAPGKPSDASAAQDPAEKAAEQTTGNAVDKKAAQEEVEGYKMEDMDSQDDTSVLTSSGIQWAAMVFVMLVLGVFVWGIRRRRQ, from the coding sequence ATGAATCCATCAACGACCAAAAGCATCCGTGTTTGGGGGCTCACCCTGTTCTTCCTGTGGCTTTCTTCTTCCATGGCGCTGGCCGCAAAAATCGCCATTCTGGAAGTGGATGTCTACGGTTATCAGCTATACCAGGCCATCAAACAGCTTGATCTGCCCGGCGACATCGAAACCCGCATGTTTTCCGTACAGGAACTGGAGAAAAACGATCCGGCGGATAAAGCCTTTATCGGTGATTGCACCGTGGTATTCGTTGATGTGATGGTGGAGGAACTGGCCGAATACCTGATCAAAAATGATCTGGCCAGGGGCCGGTATGTTTATGCCCTGAACCGCGGCAGCGATCCCAAAAGACTGAGGGAAAATGGATTTCTTTTCGACCGGGAGATCTCGAAATACGGCCGGGGAGACATCGCGAACGTCGTCAACATGGTCCGTCTGGCCGTCCACCGGCACATCGATGACACGGTAACCTATGCGCCGCCGAAACCACGCCAACGGCGGGGGGGCAGGATCTATCATCCGGACGCCGGGAAGCATTTCGAAACGACGGAAGACTATAAGGAATGGAACGCCTCCAGGGACGGTTACAGGTCTGAAAACCCGTGGGTCGGGGTGATGTTTTCCGTAGATGCCCTCAAACCCGGCATCGTGGAAGCGGCGGACAGGCTGATCCGAAGACTGGAAGCCGCAGAGTTTAATGTACTGCCCTGTGTCGGTTTCGAACGGCATACGCTGGCGGAAGTCTTGAAACCATCCGGCGGCAAGGCGCCGGTCGATCTCATTCTAACCTTCGGTATGAAATTCGCGACCAGCATCACCGATGAGGTTCGCCAGGCCCTTGCGAACCTCAATGTGCCCGTGTTCAATGTCAACCAGATTTACATGAACACCATTGAACAATGGCGGCAAAGTGAAGTGGGCTTCGGCCCGTTCGAAACGGTCTGGGCCGTGGCCACCCCGGAGTTTTCCGGCGCCATCGAACCGACGCCGCTGATGGGAAAGATCGAAATCAGCGACCCGGATACCGGCCGCCGGCTCATGGTGACCGGCACCATCGATGAAACCGTGGCCCATCTGATACCCCGACTGAAAAATTGGATCGCACTGCAAAACAAGCCCAACGCGGAGAAGAAAGTTGCCATCATTTATTACAACCATGGCGGGGGCAAACAGAACATCGGTGCCGCCTACCTGAACGTATTTCGAAGCCTTCAGATTATCCTGAACCGCATGAAAAACGAGGGCTACGATGTCCAGCATATGGATAAACTCACCGAGGAGGGCATCAAGGACCTAGTGTTGAGCAGCGGGCGACATATAGGCTCCTGGGCTCCGGGAGAACTCGACGACCTGCTAAAATCTCCGGATGTGGAACGGGTGACCCTGGAAGAATACAAAACCTGGTTCGATACCCTTCCCGAGGCGTTCAAACAAAAGGTCATCCAGGACTGGGGGCCGCCCGAAGACTGCAAGGTCATGGCGGCGGACGGCAAGCTTTTTATCCCCATGGTCAAGCTGGGCAATGTGGTACTGATGCCCGAGCCTACCCGCAGCGCCGGAGGGGCCGGACGGGAAGACGAGGTCAAGATGTACCATGATCCGTATACCTATCCCACTCATCAATACATTGCCGGGTATCTCTGGATCGCCAAGAAGTTCGGGGCTGATGCCATGGTGCACCTGGGCACCCATGCAACCTATGAATGGCTTCCGGGCAAACAGGCCGGCCTGGCGCCCTCGGACCCTCCCGAGATCATGACCGGCGCCATCCCCAATATATATCCCTATATCGTCGATAACGTAGGAGAAGGCATGCAGGCCAAGCGCCGGGGACGCGCGGTGATCGTCGATCATCTGACACCGCCCGTAAAGGAGGCGGAGCTTCACCATGAGTATGCCAAACTCCACGACCTTTTTCATAAATACGAACTCGCCAAATACATGGGCAGCGAAACCGTGCCCGAATACATGAAGATGATACGGGATTTGATCGAGGAAACCGGGATCGCCAAGGATCTGAGCCTCACCGAGATGAACAAGGAGGCGATGGAAGAAATTCATCTCTATCTTCACGAAATCGACGCCAACATCCTTCCCTACGGGCTGCATACCTACGGTAAACCGTATCAACCGGAATCTGCCGAAGAGACGACCCAACTGATCATGAAACAGAATGTGGACGCCGACCCTAAACAGGTGCGAAAAGACCTGGACCTGTCGCCGGTACTGGAGATGGAAAACTTCCTCAAGGCATTGAAAGGGGAGTACATCGCCCCGGGAGAGGGAAACGATCCGTTGCGCAATCTGCCCGCCATTCCCACGGGAAAAAATTTTTACGGATTTTCACCGAACAAGGTGCCCTCCAAAGCAGCCTGGGAAGTTGGAAAAAAGGCGGCCTTACAGATCATCCAAAAACAATTGGAAAAGGACGGCCGCTACCCGGAAAAGGTTGGCGTAGTGCTGTGGGCCGTTGAAACCACCCGCAACGAAGGGGTCAATGAAAGCACCATTCTGTATCTGATCGGCGTTGAACCGGTCTGGAATAAAAACGGCCGCGTCACGGGAAGCCGGGTTATACCGGGTCCACAATTGGGACGCCCCCGGATCGATGTCCTGATAAACCCCTCGTGTCTGTACCGGGATGCTTTTCCAAACAAGCTTATTTACCTGGATGAAGCGGTTCAAAAAGCGCTGGTCCAAACCGATATCGAAAACCTGCTGGCCAAGAACAGTGCCCGTATTCAACAAACCCTCATGGAAACGGGAATGAGCAAAGAAGAGGCTGGAATGCAGTCCCGGTTCCGCATCTTCACTCAAAAAACCGGCTCCTACGGCAACGGGGTCAGCGGCCGGGTCCACGCGTCGGCCATGTGGGACGACGATACAGCCGTCAGCGACGTGTTTCTCAAACGGAACCGGTTCGCCGTTGGGCAGGGCCAATGGTCGGTTCCCGTTCAGGAGGCTTTCACGGAAAACCTGCGTGACGTAGAGGTCACCGTACACTCCCGTTCCAGCAATGTGATCGGCATCATCGACAACGACGATTTCTTTGGCGATCTTGGTGGTTTTACCCTTGCGGTAAAAAACGTGCGGGGCGAGGCGCCGGATGCCATGGTGACCATGCACCGCCGCAAGGACGAAGTCATGGTGGAAGATGTGGCCAAGACCATCGGCCGGGAACTGCGCACCCGTTACCTCAATCCCCAGTGGATCCAAGGCATGAAGCAGGACAACTATGCCGGAGCCCGGGAGATGTCCGAGTTCGTCGAGAACCTCTGGGGTTGGCAGGTCACGGTCAGCGACGCCGTGGACGCGGCCAAGTGGCAGCAGGTTCATCAGGTGTATGTGGAAGACAAGTACGGTCAGGATATCAAAGCGTTCTTCAACCAACACAACCCCTGGGCCTATCAGTCCATCACCGCACGCATGCTGGAAGCTGTCCGCAAGGATTACTGGAAGCCTGATGAGAAAATTACCAACAAGCTGGCCGTGGAGTACGCCGTCAATGTAATCGAGAAAGGCGTGGCCTGCTGCCATCATACCTGCAACAACCCCATGCTCAACCAGATGGTGCTCAATATCATTTCCCTGCCGGGAATGTTGTCGCCGGAGATGGCGGAGAAATTCAAACTGGCCATCGAAAAAATGGCCAAGCAGTCCCTGGAGGAGCAGACCGCCGAGCGCAAGCAACTGGTGTCCCGGCTGGCCGAGATGGACCGGAAGGCGCCCGGCAAACCCAGTGACGCATCCGCGGCGCAGGACCCGGCCGAAAAAGCGGCGGAGCAAACCACGGGCAATGCTGTCGATAAAAAAGCGGCTCAGGAAGAAGTCGAAGGTTATAAAATGGAGGATATGGACAGTCAGGACGATACCAGCGTTCTGACCTCATCGGGCATCCAGTGGGCGGCGATGGTGTTCGTCATGCTGGTGCTGGGTGTGTTTGTCTGGGGCATCCGCCGCAGACGGCAGTAA
- a CDS encoding DUF2162 domain-containing protein, producing the protein MIFKSLILGILFSISVFAVKSGMGFSYVIQRHKGSWWRLTAVLVFAATYGLVFLLAALILQRLDPVRHLQAIQTFMQSGMLIHILMAALMLIWGWVLLKRRRSDAAKTRGWLILAAPCPVCATVILLSMAFLRALLPDHFSWLVLGLYASFMLLGLLTAWIAGLYQEARGQPSETLLGGAMMLIAAWFLISVTVMPQFADLDKVYRLADYHSGTQVKQAFSWLWAAVLPTVAFMLGYGLTHHKIRKKS; encoded by the coding sequence ATGATTTTTAAAAGCCTTATTCTGGGCATTCTCTTCAGCATCAGCGTTTTTGCCGTTAAAAGCGGCATGGGGTTTTCCTATGTGATCCAGCGGCACAAAGGCAGCTGGTGGCGCTTGACCGCGGTCCTGGTGTTTGCAGCAACCTACGGCCTGGTGTTCCTCCTGGCGGCCCTGATTCTGCAACGGCTCGATCCGGTCCGCCACCTGCAGGCCATACAAACCTTCATGCAATCGGGAATGCTCATCCACATTCTCATGGCCGCCCTGATGTTGATTTGGGGCTGGGTCCTTCTGAAGCGGCGCCGCTCTGATGCCGCCAAAACCAGAGGGTGGCTGATTCTGGCAGCGCCCTGCCCAGTCTGCGCAACGGTGATTCTGCTGTCAATGGCCTTTTTGCGCGCCTTGCTTCCGGATCATTTCTCATGGCTTGTCCTTGGCCTTTATGCGTCGTTTATGCTGCTCGGACTGCTGACCGCGTGGATCGCCGGGCTCTACCAGGAAGCGAGAGGCCAGCCATCCGAAACTCTTCTGGGCGGGGCCATGATGTTGATTGCCGCCTGGTTCCTGATATCGGTGACCGTGATGCCGCAGTTTGCCGATCTGGATAAAGTGTATCGCCTGGCCGACTATCATTCAGGCACACAGGTAAAACAAGCGTTTTCCTGGCTATGGGCAGCGGTTCTCCCCACCGTCGCCTTTATGCTGGGTTACGGGTTGACTCACCACAAGATAAGGAAAAAATCATGA
- a CDS encoding MotA/TolQ/ExbB proton channel family protein, with protein MMDPGALLKTFIYLISSSLLYPVLLMLSALVLLIIAYAGSFLSEWLERVRLKGCSAQDLPSLIRTGDASAVFSHRVNRFIMTLHATADGTMVKAVAVENLLQDTSLKLWKSMDRLRILVRAAPSLGLIGTLIPMGTGLAALGQGDMTKLTTDLVIAFTTTVVGLAIGTAAFFFYTIRRRWVEEDIKNMELATELVMEERERVDHAIFAAEKN; from the coding sequence ATGATGGATCCGGGAGCATTGCTCAAAACCTTTATTTATCTCATATCCTCTTCGCTGCTTTACCCGGTGCTGCTGATGCTGAGTGCGCTGGTGTTGCTGATCATCGCCTACGCCGGATCCTTTTTATCCGAGTGGCTGGAAAGGGTCCGGCTGAAGGGCTGTTCGGCCCAAGATCTGCCAAGTCTGATTAGGACCGGTGATGCTTCGGCCGTTTTCTCCCATAGGGTCAACCGGTTTATCATGACCTTGCATGCCACTGCGGATGGAACGATGGTTAAGGCCGTTGCCGTGGAGAACCTGCTCCAGGACACCTCCCTGAAGTTGTGGAAATCAATGGACCGGTTGCGGATACTGGTAAGGGCGGCGCCCTCTCTGGGATTGATTGGTACCCTCATTCCCATGGGAACGGGATTGGCCGCCCTGGGCCAGGGTGACATGACCAAGTTGACTACCGATCTGGTGATCGCCTTTACCACCACGGTGGTCGGTCTTGCCATTGGTACTGCCGCTTTTTTCTTCTATACCATTCGCCGGCGCTGGGTCGAGGAAGATATAAAAAACATGGAGCTGGCCACTGAACTGGTCATGGAAGAAAGAGAAAGGGTGGACCATGCAATATTTGCAGCAGAGAAGAATTAG